The Pedobacter roseus genome contains a region encoding:
- a CDS encoding DUF5687 family protein, protein MLSTFLSHQRKSFWRSRNRGSSIAGQIVLGFFMLYFFAIAVGVGFGMSHFLPKIFPNKEVISSFNGIILYYFAFDFIMRLQFQELPTLSIIPYLHLRISRSKIIRFLNVKALFSAFNLWPFFIFLPFLFIKILPEYGVLVTLMYIVSIFSVMVFNNYLVLYIKRKSITNTLYTFFGLVVIAAFAALEYYKVISIMAASDFVFRAIAAHPYYAFAFTLAAMAIFYLNSTFLRKNLYVEELSSKQEKKGSTDYAFLNRFGKVGELAALELKLILRHKRPRSAVILGFFFLFYGFIFYKEKAINSDAFGQMMFGAIFMTGVSIIIYGQFMFAWQSAHFDGILANKINFKDYIKAKFLLFTIGCTIITVLASFYGFLSPKLLLLHLAAYFYNIGFGTVVVLYLATLNYKRLDITKAASFNYQGTGATQWLLMFPYALTPILMYVPFGILNKPYWGLAAVGIFGLAMLLLRGFWVNYIAKRLEKQRYKIAEGFRE, encoded by the coding sequence ATGCTGAGTACTTTTTTAAGCCATCAAAGAAAATCTTTCTGGCGTTCGCGGAACAGGGGCAGTAGTATTGCTGGCCAAATTGTTTTGGGTTTCTTTATGCTTTACTTTTTTGCCATTGCCGTTGGCGTTGGTTTTGGTATGTCGCATTTCCTGCCAAAAATTTTCCCAAACAAAGAAGTAATCTCCAGTTTTAACGGAATTATCCTTTATTACTTCGCATTCGATTTTATTATGCGTTTACAGTTTCAGGAGCTGCCAACTTTAAGCATTATTCCTTACCTGCATTTAAGGATTTCGAGAAGTAAAATCATCAGGTTTTTAAATGTTAAAGCGCTATTCTCCGCATTTAACCTTTGGCCGTTTTTTATTTTTCTGCCTTTCTTGTTTATTAAAATTTTGCCGGAATATGGAGTACTGGTTACGCTAATGTATATCGTTTCGATATTCTCGGTGATGGTTTTCAATAACTATCTCGTATTGTACATCAAACGGAAATCGATCACCAATACACTTTACACCTTTTTCGGGCTGGTTGTAATTGCCGCTTTTGCTGCTTTAGAATATTATAAGGTAATTTCTATTATGGCTGCCTCCGATTTTGTGTTTCGTGCTATTGCTGCGCATCCTTATTATGCCTTTGCATTTACCCTGGCAGCTATGGCTATATTTTACCTCAACTCTACTTTCTTGCGTAAAAACTTATATGTAGAAGAATTAAGTAGTAAACAAGAGAAAAAGGGCAGTACCGATTATGCTTTCCTTAACCGTTTTGGCAAGGTTGGCGAGCTGGCTGCTTTAGAGTTGAAATTAATTCTCCGTCATAAACGCCCACGTTCTGCGGTGATTTTGGGTTTCTTTTTCCTTTTTTATGGATTTATTTTTTACAAGGAAAAAGCAATCAATAGCGATGCTTTTGGGCAGATGATGTTCGGTGCCATTTTTATGACGGGTGTTTCCATCATTATTTATGGTCAGTTTATGTTTGCCTGGCAAAGTGCTCATTTTGATGGCATATTGGCCAACAAAATCAACTTTAAAGATTACATCAAGGCTAAATTTTTACTTTTTACCATTGGTTGTACCATTATTACAGTTTTGGCCAGTTTCTATGGCTTTTTAAGTCCGAAATTACTGCTTTTACACTTGGCTGCTTATTTCTATAACATCGGTTTCGGAACAGTGGTAGTGCTTTACCTTGCTACTTTAAATTATAAAAGATTAGATATTACCAAAGCAGCAAGCTTTAACTATCAGGGAACTGGTGCAACACAATGGCTTTTAATGTTTCCTTACGCACTTACACCCATTTTAATGTATGTGCCTTTCGGCATATTAAATAAACCTTATTGGGGCCTGGCTGCAGTGGGCATATTTGGTTTAGCCATGCTGCTGTTAAGAGGCTTCTGGGTAAATTACATTGCAAAACGACTTGAAAAACAACGATATAAAATAGCCGAAGGCTTTAGAGAATAA
- a CDS encoding OmpA family protein: MSISKVRIATLSIGLAVGSMAFQSCDSLTKTQKGAGIGAAAGGVIGALIGKKAGNTAVGALIGGAIGGTAGAFIGRRMDRQAAEIQKAIPNAEVIREGEGIIVKFDSGILFDFDKTALKDAAKTNVQSLAASLNQYPDTDIKIIGHTDSRGTEQYNMGLSERRAAAVKAYAVSQGVPSSRLVTIGKGFAEPIADNETDAGRAANRRVEIVIVANDALKASAQKQG; encoded by the coding sequence ATGAGTATTTCAAAAGTAAGAATAGCGACATTAAGTATAGGATTAGCCGTAGGATCAATGGCATTCCAAAGTTGTGATAGTTTAACTAAAACACAAAAAGGTGCCGGTATTGGTGCAGCAGCAGGTGGTGTTATTGGCGCCTTAATTGGTAAAAAAGCCGGTAATACAGCAGTTGGTGCTTTAATTGGTGGTGCTATTGGTGGTACAGCAGGCGCTTTTATCGGTCGTAGAATGGACAGGCAGGCAGCCGAAATCCAGAAAGCTATTCCTAACGCAGAAGTTATTCGTGAAGGCGAAGGTATTATTGTAAAATTCGACAGTGGTATTTTATTCGATTTCGATAAAACCGCTTTAAAAGATGCAGCTAAAACCAATGTGCAGAGTTTAGCTGCTTCATTAAACCAATATCCTGATACAGATATCAAAATTATCGGCCACACCGATAGCCGTGGTACAGAACAATATAACATGGGTTTATCTGAGAGAAGAGCAGCAGCAGTTAAAGCTTATGCCGTTTCTCAAGGTGTTCCATCATCAAGATTAGTTACTATTGGTAAAGGTTTTGCAGAGCCAATTGCAGATAACGAAACTGATGCAGGTCGTGCAGCCAACCGTCGTGTAGAAATTGTAATCGTTGCTAACGATGCATTAAAAGCTTCAGCACAGAAACAAGGATAA
- a CDS encoding ABC transporter ATP-binding protein gives MILEVKKLQKVYGDKTVVNIEDLQIAAGETVGLVGNNGAGKTTFFRMLLDLIRPTTGEVLSKGQNVMQNDTWKDYTASFLDEGFLIDYLTPEEYFIFIGSLHNLSVADVSAYLNQYGEFFNGEILNSGKYIRDFSKGNQVKVGIAAALMQKPEILILDEPFANLDPTTQIRLKKLLKDQAGNMTTFISSHDLNHVTDVCSRIVLVEKGQVIKDFKTDENTLKELESYFSA, from the coding sequence ATGATTTTAGAAGTTAAGAAATTACAAAAAGTTTATGGCGATAAAACCGTTGTAAACATCGAAGATCTACAGATTGCTGCCGGCGAAACTGTAGGGCTGGTAGGTAATAACGGTGCCGGTAAAACCACTTTCTTCAGGATGCTTTTAGATTTGATCCGCCCAACAACCGGCGAGGTTTTATCGAAAGGCCAAAATGTAATGCAGAACGATACCTGGAAAGATTATACCGCATCATTTTTGGATGAAGGTTTCCTGATTGATTATTTAACACCTGAAGAATATTTCATTTTTATCGGCAGTTTACATAACCTCAGTGTGGCCGATGTTTCTGCATACCTGAACCAATACGGGGAATTTTTTAATGGCGAAATCCTGAACAGTGGCAAATACATCCGCGATTTTAGTAAAGGTAATCAGGTTAAAGTGGGTATTGCTGCTGCTTTAATGCAAAAGCCCGAAATTTTAATTTTGGACGAACCTTTTGCCAATCTCGATCCAACTACGCAGATCCGTTTAAAGAAATTATTAAAAGATCAGGCAGGCAATATGACAACTTTTATTTCCAGTCACGATTTAAACCATGTTACCGATGTTTGCAGCCGGATTGTGCTGGTAGAAAAAGGACAAGTGATCAAAGATTTTAAAACAGACGAAAATACTTTGAAAGAGCTGGAGAGTTACTTCTCTGCCTAG